In one Pseudarthrobacter sp. NBSH8 genomic region, the following are encoded:
- the uraH gene encoding hydroxyisourate hydrolase, whose product MSISHVTTHVLDTGSGKPAAEVPVTLHVLDGERWVRIADGATDADGRIKELGPERLPSGTYRLAFDTGKYFAASGTETFFPEVTLTFGVVESEPHYHVPLLLSPFAYSTYRGS is encoded by the coding sequence ATGAGCATTTCCCACGTCACCACCCATGTACTCGATACCGGTTCCGGAAAACCGGCGGCCGAGGTCCCGGTTACCCTCCACGTGCTCGACGGCGAGCGTTGGGTCCGGATCGCAGACGGCGCCACCGACGCGGACGGACGCATCAAGGAGCTGGGACCAGAGCGGCTGCCCTCGGGAACCTACCGCCTGGCGTTCGACACAGGCAAGTACTTCGCCGCCAGCGGCACCGAGACGTTCTTCCCGGAGGTGACCCTCACGTTTGGCGTGGTGGAGTCGGAGCCGCACTACCACGTGCCGCTCCTGCTGAGCCCGTTCGCGTATTCCACCTACCGGGGCAGCTGA
- the aceE gene encoding pyruvate dehydrogenase (acetyl-transferring), homodimeric type, which produces MAAGEETSHILSGLTNQLPDRDPEETAEWVESLDALIREQGTERAQYIMRSLLQRAGAQSVGVPMVTTTDYVNTIPADQETAFPGDEEIERKYRSWLRWNAAIMVHRAQRADIGVGGHISTYAGAATLYEVGFNHFFRGKDHPGGGDQVFFQGHASPGMYARAFMEGRLSEEDMDGFRQEKSKEGHALSSYPHPRLMPDFWEFPTVSMGIGPMNAIYQAQSNRYLHNRGLKDTSDQQVWAFLGDGEMDEPESRGLLQLAANDKLDNLNFVINCNLQRLDGPVRGNGKIMQELEAFFRGAGWNVIKVVWGREWDDLLTKDSDGSLVKIMNETPDGDYQTYKAESGGFVREHFFGKTPQTKDMVADLSDDEIWNLKRGGHDYHKVYAAYKAATEFKGKPTVILAKTVKGYGLGPHFEGRNATHQMKKLTLDDLKKFRDYLRIPITDEQLDADLYRPPYYHPGMDSPEIQYLMERRRTLGGFVPERRPDHAPVELPDAKTYEVAKRGSGKQQAATTMTFVRLLKDLLRDKKFGHRIVPIVPDESRTFGMDAFFPTAKIYNPDGQAYLSVDRDLVLAYKESAQGQLIHPGINEAGAVAAFTAAGTAYATHGVPLIPVYVFYSMFGFQRTGDAFWAAADQMTRGFIIGATAGRTTLTGEGLQHADGHSPILASTNPAVLTYDPAYGYEMGHIIRDGIERMYGPAASGDGTGPAADKNLMYYITVYNEPISQPAEPENLDVNGVLKGIYRVSASGLEGPKSQILASGVSVPWALDAQRLLAEDWGVSADVWSVTSWNELRRDGLAAEEEAFLNPGKPARIPFVAQQLADSQGPVVAVTDYMKAVPDQIRQFLPHQFASLGADGFGFSDTRAAARRFFKNDTHSIVVKTLQLLASRGEVDGGVPAYAMDRYKLLDVNAGTTGGTGGDS; this is translated from the coding sequence GTGGCTGCAGGAGAAGAGACCTCCCATATCCTCAGCGGGTTGACCAACCAGCTGCCTGATCGTGATCCGGAAGAGACCGCCGAATGGGTTGAGTCCCTGGATGCGCTGATCAGGGAACAGGGCACGGAACGTGCCCAATACATCATGCGCAGCCTGCTGCAGCGCGCCGGCGCCCAGAGCGTGGGCGTGCCGATGGTGACCACCACGGACTACGTGAACACCATCCCGGCGGACCAGGAAACGGCGTTCCCGGGGGACGAAGAGATCGAGCGGAAGTACCGCTCCTGGCTGCGCTGGAATGCCGCCATCATGGTGCACCGGGCGCAACGGGCCGATATCGGCGTGGGCGGACACATCTCCACCTACGCCGGCGCCGCCACCCTGTACGAAGTAGGGTTCAACCACTTCTTCCGTGGCAAGGACCACCCCGGCGGCGGCGACCAGGTCTTCTTCCAGGGCCATGCCTCCCCCGGCATGTACGCCCGCGCCTTTATGGAAGGCCGGCTCTCCGAAGAGGACATGGACGGATTCCGGCAGGAAAAGTCCAAGGAAGGCCACGCGCTCTCCTCCTACCCGCACCCGCGCCTCATGCCGGACTTCTGGGAATTCCCCACCGTGTCCATGGGCATCGGCCCGATGAACGCGATCTACCAGGCCCAGTCCAACCGGTACCTGCACAACCGCGGCCTCAAAGACACCTCGGACCAGCAGGTCTGGGCGTTCCTGGGCGACGGCGAAATGGACGAGCCCGAGTCCCGCGGCCTGCTCCAGCTCGCCGCGAACGACAAGCTCGACAACCTGAACTTTGTGATCAACTGCAACCTCCAGCGCCTCGACGGACCCGTCCGCGGCAACGGCAAGATCATGCAGGAACTCGAAGCGTTCTTCCGCGGCGCGGGCTGGAACGTCATCAAGGTCGTCTGGGGCCGGGAGTGGGATGACCTGCTCACCAAGGACTCCGACGGCTCCCTGGTGAAGATCATGAACGAAACCCCGGACGGTGACTACCAGACCTACAAGGCAGAATCCGGCGGATTCGTCCGCGAGCACTTCTTCGGCAAGACCCCGCAGACCAAGGACATGGTCGCGGACCTCTCCGATGACGAGATCTGGAACCTCAAGCGCGGCGGCCACGACTACCACAAGGTCTACGCCGCGTATAAGGCAGCCACCGAATTCAAGGGCAAGCCCACCGTCATCCTGGCCAAAACGGTCAAGGGCTACGGACTCGGACCCCACTTCGAGGGCCGCAACGCGACCCACCAGATGAAAAAGCTCACCCTCGATGACCTGAAGAAGTTCCGCGACTACCTCCGCATCCCCATCACGGACGAACAGCTCGACGCGGACCTCTACCGCCCCCCGTACTACCACCCCGGCATGGACTCCCCCGAAATCCAGTACCTCATGGAACGCCGCCGCACCCTGGGCGGTTTCGTCCCCGAGCGCCGGCCGGACCACGCTCCGGTGGAGCTGCCGGACGCCAAAACCTATGAGGTTGCAAAGCGCGGTTCCGGCAAGCAGCAGGCTGCCACCACCATGACCTTCGTGCGCCTGCTTAAGGACCTGCTCAGGGATAAGAAGTTCGGGCACCGTATTGTCCCGATCGTTCCGGATGAGTCCCGGACCTTCGGCATGGACGCGTTCTTCCCCACGGCGAAGATCTACAATCCGGACGGCCAGGCGTATCTGTCCGTGGACCGGGACCTGGTCCTGGCCTACAAGGAATCCGCCCAGGGCCAGCTGATCCACCCCGGCATCAACGAAGCCGGCGCGGTCGCAGCCTTCACGGCCGCCGGCACCGCCTACGCCACCCACGGCGTACCGCTGATCCCGGTCTACGTGTTCTACTCCATGTTCGGCTTCCAGCGCACCGGTGACGCCTTCTGGGCCGCCGCGGACCAGATGACCCGCGGCTTCATCATCGGCGCCACCGCCGGCCGGACCACCCTGACCGGTGAAGGCCTTCAGCACGCCGACGGCCACTCCCCGATCCTTGCCTCCACCAACCCAGCGGTCCTCACCTACGACCCGGCCTACGGGTACGAGATGGGCCACATCATCCGTGACGGCATCGAGCGCATGTACGGACCAGCCGCAAGCGGCGATGGAACCGGACCTGCAGCCGATAAGAACCTCATGTACTACATCACGGTCTACAACGAGCCCATCTCCCAGCCGGCCGAACCTGAGAACCTCGACGTCAACGGAGTGCTGAAAGGCATCTACCGGGTGTCGGCGTCGGGTCTTGAAGGGCCCAAGAGCCAGATCCTGGCCTCCGGGGTCTCCGTCCCCTGGGCTCTCGACGCCCAGCGGCTGCTCGCCGAGGACTGGGGCGTATCCGCCGACGTCTGGTCCGTGACGTCCTGGAACGAACTGCGCCGCGACGGGCTCGCCGCCGAGGAAGAGGCGTTCCTGAACCCGGGCAAGCCCGCCCGCATCCCGTTCGTCGCGCAGCAGCTCGCCGATTCCCAGGGGCCAGTGGTGGCGGTGACCGACTACATGAAGGCTGTCCCGGACCAGATCCGACAGTTCCTCCCGCACCAGTTCGCGTCGCTCGGAGCTGACGGCTTCGGCTTCTCCGATACCCGTGCAGCTGCCCGCCGCTTCTTCAAGAACGACACCCACTCGATTGTGGTGAAGACCCTGCAGCTGCTGGCTTCCCGCGGCGAGGTGGACGGCGGCGTGCCCGCCTACGCGATGGACCGCTACAAGCTCCTGGACGTCAACGCCGGGACCACCGGCGGCACCGGCGGCGACTCCTGA
- the nboR gene encoding nicotine blue oxidoreductase, which yields MADLDKPRTTAVLLAAGAGTRLGLGPKALLRFRGSTLVEVLADVLLAGGCREVVTVLGADAVTVRAATDLSRHRVIDNPDWAGGMGSSFRAGVAAAAPEDHVLIALVDQPGLTAETVARLLASHQPGRVTAAAYRGPDGNLRRGHPLLLDSSLRTEAADTATGDAGARHFLQAHPELIDLVDCSDLCGGEDLDTPGQLHLLETTTRGQIRPKKPRNMGRI from the coding sequence ATGGCTGACCTGGACAAACCACGAACGACGGCGGTGCTGCTTGCCGCCGGCGCCGGGACGCGGCTGGGGCTCGGGCCCAAGGCGCTGCTCCGGTTCCGCGGCAGCACTCTCGTTGAAGTCCTGGCAGACGTGCTGCTCGCGGGCGGCTGCCGGGAAGTGGTGACGGTGCTCGGCGCGGACGCGGTAACGGTCCGTGCCGCCACCGATCTGAGCCGGCACCGTGTCATCGACAACCCGGATTGGGCCGGCGGAATGGGAAGTTCGTTCCGGGCGGGAGTCGCCGCGGCAGCCCCGGAGGACCATGTGCTTATTGCGCTGGTGGACCAGCCCGGCCTGACCGCAGAAACCGTCGCCAGATTGCTGGCATCCCATCAGCCCGGCCGGGTCACGGCGGCCGCCTACCGTGGCCCGGATGGAAATCTCCGGCGGGGACATCCGCTGCTCCTGGATTCCAGCCTCCGCACTGAGGCCGCCGACACTGCAACGGGCGACGCCGGGGCACGCCATTTCCTCCAGGCCCACCCGGAACTGATAGACCTCGTGGACTGCAGCGACCTCTGCGGCGGCGAAGACCTCGATACCCCCGGGCAGCTGCACCTGCTCGAAACAACAACGCGGGGTCAGATACGGCCCAAAAAACCTCGCAACATGGGCCGTATCTGA
- a CDS encoding SDR family oxidoreductase: MTATHRPVQPHRPAPVAVVTGAGSGIGRAVARLLLADGYRVVLAGRREAPLLESAAGHRQALTVPCDVTVPDDVERLFAAAVVKWGRVDLLFNNAGVFGPAASVDEISVADWDAVVAVNLTGSMLCAAAAVRAMKSQNPPGGRIINNGSISAHSPRPRTVAYTVTKHAMTGLTKSIELDGRGFGITCGQIDIGNTATDIMATIGVDSGALQADGSRRVEPTFPVQDAARAVLLMAGMPPSASVGSVVITAAGMPFVGRG, translated from the coding sequence ATGACTGCAACCCACCGGCCCGTACAACCCCACCGGCCGGCACCGGTCGCCGTCGTGACCGGTGCCGGTTCCGGGATTGGCAGGGCGGTGGCGCGGCTCCTGCTGGCCGACGGGTACCGCGTGGTGTTGGCCGGCCGCCGTGAGGCTCCGCTGCTGGAGTCCGCGGCCGGCCACCGTCAGGCGCTCACGGTGCCCTGCGACGTAACAGTGCCCGACGACGTCGAGCGCCTTTTCGCTGCTGCCGTCGTGAAGTGGGGGAGGGTTGACCTCCTGTTTAACAACGCCGGCGTGTTCGGTCCGGCCGCGTCGGTGGATGAAATCAGCGTTGCCGACTGGGACGCGGTGGTGGCGGTGAACCTGACCGGCTCGATGCTGTGCGCCGCCGCTGCCGTCCGGGCCATGAAATCCCAGAACCCGCCAGGCGGCCGGATCATCAACAACGGGTCCATTTCAGCGCATTCGCCGCGGCCGCGCACAGTGGCCTATACGGTCACCAAGCACGCCATGACGGGCCTGACCAAGAGCATCGAGCTGGACGGCAGGGGCTTCGGCATCACCTGCGGCCAGATAGACATCGGCAACACAGCCACTGACATCATGGCCACCATCGGCGTGGACTCCGGAGCCCTGCAGGCTGACGGCAGCCGCAGGGTGGAGCCCACCTTCCCGGTGCAGGACGCCGCGCGTGCCGTGCTCCTGATGGCTGGCATGCCGCCGTCGGCCAGTGTGGGCTCGGTGGTCATTACCGCCGCCGGCATGCCGTTCGTCGGCCGGGGCTAA
- a CDS encoding aspartate/glutamate racemase family protein encodes MRILVANVNTTQSMTDSIAASARSVAALGTEIIGITPRFGADSCEGNFESYLAAIAVMDAVVSYPEPFDAVIQAGYGEHGREGLQELLDVPVVDITEAAASTAMFLGHKYSVITTLDRAVPLIEDRLKLAGLDARCASVRASGMAVLELEEEPERAVEAIIEQALLAVREDKAEVIVLGCGGMAGLDEEIRKRAGVPVVDGVAAAVTIAESLVRLRLSTSKVRTYATPRPKTVIGWPITAAEVPAAP; translated from the coding sequence ATGCGCATCCTTGTGGCCAATGTCAACACCACACAGTCCATGACCGACTCCATCGCCGCCTCGGCCCGCAGCGTGGCGGCACTCGGAACGGAAATCATTGGAATCACGCCCCGCTTTGGTGCCGATTCCTGCGAGGGAAACTTTGAGAGTTACCTCGCCGCGATCGCGGTGATGGACGCCGTGGTCAGCTACCCGGAACCCTTCGACGCTGTCATTCAGGCCGGCTACGGCGAACACGGCCGCGAAGGGCTCCAGGAGCTACTCGACGTTCCGGTCGTGGACATCACCGAAGCGGCCGCGAGCACGGCGATGTTCCTGGGCCACAAGTACTCCGTGATCACCACCCTGGACCGTGCCGTTCCGCTGATCGAGGACCGGCTGAAGCTGGCCGGCCTCGACGCCCGGTGCGCCTCGGTCCGGGCCAGCGGCATGGCCGTCCTGGAACTGGAGGAGGAGCCGGAGCGCGCTGTGGAAGCCATCATCGAACAGGCGCTGCTGGCCGTCCGCGAGGACAAAGCGGAAGTCATTGTGCTTGGTTGCGGCGGTATGGCCGGCCTGGACGAGGAGATCCGCAAGCGGGCGGGCGTCCCCGTGGTGGACGGCGTGGCGGCTGCTGTCACGATTGCGGAATCGCTGGTCCGGCTGCGGCTGAGCACCTCAAAGGTCCGGACGTACGCCACCCCGCGGCCCAAGACAGTCATAGGCTGGCCCATAACGGCGGCGGAAGTACCCGCCGCACCTTAG
- a CDS encoding NCS1 family nucleobase:cation symporter-1 encodes MQTTPLTGVEPPPETAVDLGKAAQPSVGVDALCDAASAASGQAISPTLYNVDLAPTKREGRRWTGYSIFTLWANDVHSLGNYAFAIGLFALGLGGWQILLALGIGAVLLFALLNFSGFMGVKTGVPFPVMSRISFGIRGAQISSLLRGAVAIAWFGIQTYLASVVLRVMLVAMVPSLKELDGNSIMGLSTLGWIAFVALWIVQLVIVSFGMEMIRKYEAFAGPIILVTMAAIAIWIFAEAGGSIAWAGDNALEGAEMWRTIFAGGALWVAIYGTFVLNFCDFTRSAVSKKAVVRGNFWGIPINMLVFGAIVVVMAGGQFKISGKIIESPSDIVQTIPNTLFLVLACLALLILTIAVNLMANFVAPVYALTNLFPKHLNFRKAAWVSGTIGLIILPWNLYNNPLVIVYFLGGLGALLGPLFGVVMADYWLLRRGKVNVPELYIESPTGAYFYKKGYNPKAIMALIPSATVALVIAFVPAFEGAAPFSWFFAAGIAAVVYYLIADRKQQFDDVDGEPIAIVSTH; translated from the coding sequence ATGCAGACAACCCCGTTGACCGGCGTTGAACCGCCACCCGAGACAGCAGTTGACTTGGGCAAAGCAGCCCAACCCTCCGTGGGTGTCGACGCGCTTTGCGATGCAGCCAGCGCCGCCTCAGGCCAGGCCATCAGCCCCACCTTGTACAACGTAGACCTTGCCCCCACCAAGCGTGAAGGCCGCCGATGGACCGGCTACAGCATCTTCACGCTCTGGGCCAACGACGTCCACAGCCTCGGCAACTATGCCTTCGCCATCGGCCTCTTCGCCCTTGGGCTGGGCGGCTGGCAGATCCTCCTTGCCTTGGGCATCGGAGCCGTGTTGCTCTTTGCCCTGCTCAACTTCTCCGGCTTCATGGGGGTCAAGACCGGTGTACCGTTCCCGGTCATGAGCCGGATCAGCTTCGGTATCCGCGGTGCCCAGATCTCCAGCCTGCTCCGCGGCGCCGTCGCCATCGCCTGGTTTGGGATCCAGACGTACCTGGCCTCGGTGGTCCTCCGCGTAATGCTCGTGGCCATGGTGCCCTCCCTCAAGGAGCTGGATGGCAACTCCATCATGGGCCTGTCCACACTCGGCTGGATTGCCTTCGTTGCACTGTGGATCGTCCAGCTGGTCATCGTCAGTTTCGGCATGGAAATGATCCGCAAGTATGAGGCCTTCGCCGGGCCCATCATCCTGGTGACCATGGCTGCCATCGCCATCTGGATCTTCGCGGAAGCCGGCGGCTCCATCGCCTGGGCCGGAGACAACGCGCTCGAAGGCGCCGAAATGTGGCGCACCATCTTTGCCGGCGGTGCCCTGTGGGTGGCAATTTACGGAACCTTCGTCCTGAACTTCTGCGACTTCACACGCTCGGCGGTCTCCAAGAAGGCCGTGGTCCGCGGAAACTTCTGGGGCATCCCCATCAACATGCTCGTCTTCGGTGCCATCGTGGTCGTCATGGCAGGCGGCCAGTTCAAAATCAGCGGCAAGATCATCGAGAGCCCCTCGGACATCGTCCAGACCATCCCGAACACGCTCTTTCTTGTCCTGGCCTGCCTGGCCCTGCTGATCCTGACCATCGCCGTGAACCTGATGGCCAATTTTGTGGCCCCCGTCTATGCACTGACGAACCTGTTCCCGAAGCACCTGAACTTCCGCAAGGCGGCCTGGGTCAGCGGTACGATCGGCCTCATCATCCTTCCCTGGAACCTCTACAACAACCCCTTGGTCATTGTGTACTTCCTCGGCGGACTGGGCGCGCTGCTGGGGCCCCTGTTCGGCGTGGTCATGGCAGACTACTGGCTGCTGCGCCGCGGCAAGGTCAACGTGCCGGAGCTCTACATCGAGTCGCCCACGGGAGCCTACTTCTACAAAAAGGGTTACAACCCTAAGGCGATCATGGCACTGATACCGTCTGCCACCGTCGCCCTCGTGATCGCTTTTGTCCCGGCCTTCGAAGGAGCCGCCCCGTTCTCCTGGTTCTTCGCAGCCGGCATCGCGGCAGTGGTGTACTACCTGATTGCGGATCGCAAGCAGCAGTTCGACGACGTCGACGGCGAGCCCATCGCCATCGTCAGCACCCACTAA
- a CDS encoding molybdopterin-dependent oxidoreductase, with amino-acid sequence MAIEINGTATPATPRPGQCLRTFLREQGNFGVKKGCDGGDCGACTVHVDGTPVHSCIYPAVRAEGKAVTTIEGLAQGGALHPVQEQFLAEQGFQCGFCTAGMMMTAATFDAEQKANLPRSLKGNLCRCTGYRSIADAVCGTHNTHNHDGGAADPAARPASTDGTAAAATTTSRTGQIGDNVPAPAGAAVVTGTARYTLDVPAEELEGLLHLKLLRSPHAHARIVSIDRTAALQVPGVVAVFTHEDAPAQHFSTAQHELYTDDPDDTRVLDDVVRFIGQRVAAVVAESVGAAEAGARALHVEYELLDTVFSAQDAMLPGAPALHGDKDAVKARISRPRQNVVAELHSELGSVADGFAAADFIHEHTYRTQRVQHVALETHSSIAWLDAEDRLVVRTSSQVPFLVRRTLGRVFDLPEDRIRVVAGRVGGGFGGKQEVLTEDLVALAALTLRRPVQVEFTRTEQFTATTTRHPFSIKLKAGAGKDGLLTALQLDVVTNTGAYGNHAPGVMFHGCGESLAVYKCANKKVDAHAVYTNTVSAGAFRGYGLSQMIFAIESAIDELAVGVGMDPLEFRRRNMVREGDDMLSTNPEPEEDVHYGSYGLEQCISLVRDALDRGKQRYRDAGLDDLGPEWVIGEGSALSMIDTVPPRGHFAHTRVSLLPDGTFAADVGTAEFGNGTTTVHAQLAATALSTTAAKVAVRQSDTDLVEHDTGAFGSAGTVVAGKATLLAATGLASRIITVAAALTGVPEAECAIDDGGVDCAGRQVPLADIHDAAQHQGVQLAVEGNWDGTPRSVAFNVHGFRVAVNTGTGELRILQSVQAADAGVVVNPRQCRGQIEGGIAQALGAALYEEVRVDDAGRVTTDILRQYHIPSFADVPRSEVYFASTNDQMGPLGAKSMSESPFNPVAPALANAIRNATGVRFAELPIGRDKIYLGLKEERSVPSH; translated from the coding sequence ATGGCAATCGAAATCAACGGAACCGCGACCCCGGCCACACCCCGCCCCGGCCAGTGCCTGCGCACCTTCCTGCGCGAACAGGGCAACTTCGGCGTGAAGAAGGGCTGCGACGGCGGCGACTGCGGTGCCTGCACCGTCCACGTGGACGGCACCCCCGTGCACAGCTGCATCTACCCGGCCGTCCGCGCCGAGGGCAAGGCCGTCACCACCATCGAAGGCCTCGCCCAGGGCGGAGCGCTGCACCCCGTGCAGGAACAGTTCCTGGCCGAACAGGGCTTCCAATGCGGCTTCTGCACCGCCGGCATGATGATGACCGCCGCTACCTTCGATGCCGAACAGAAGGCCAACCTGCCCCGCAGCCTCAAGGGCAACCTCTGCCGCTGCACGGGCTACCGCTCCATCGCGGACGCCGTCTGCGGGACCCACAACACGCACAATCACGACGGCGGCGCGGCGGATCCTGCGGCCCGTCCGGCTTCCACGGATGGCACCGCCGCGGCCGCAACCACAACATCCCGGACCGGGCAGATCGGCGACAATGTGCCCGCCCCGGCAGGCGCCGCCGTCGTCACCGGTACGGCCCGCTACACCCTCGACGTCCCGGCGGAGGAGCTCGAAGGCCTGCTGCACCTGAAGCTGCTGCGCTCACCCCACGCGCACGCGCGGATCGTCTCCATCGACAGGACGGCCGCACTCCAGGTGCCCGGCGTCGTGGCGGTCTTCACCCATGAGGACGCCCCGGCGCAGCACTTTTCCACCGCCCAGCACGAGCTCTACACCGACGACCCCGACGACACCCGCGTCCTCGATGACGTGGTGCGGTTCATCGGCCAGCGGGTGGCCGCCGTTGTGGCCGAATCCGTGGGTGCCGCCGAGGCCGGGGCCCGGGCCCTTCACGTGGAATACGAGCTGCTGGACACCGTCTTTAGCGCGCAGGACGCCATGCTTCCCGGCGCTCCGGCCCTGCACGGGGACAAGGACGCCGTGAAGGCCAGGATCTCGCGTCCGCGGCAGAACGTGGTGGCCGAGCTGCATTCGGAGCTGGGCAGCGTGGCGGACGGGTTCGCCGCGGCCGACTTCATCCACGAGCACACATACCGGACCCAGCGCGTGCAGCACGTCGCCCTGGAAACGCATTCCTCCATCGCCTGGCTCGACGCCGAAGACCGCCTCGTGGTCCGGACCTCCAGCCAGGTCCCGTTCCTGGTCCGGCGCACGCTGGGCCGGGTCTTCGACCTGCCGGAGGACCGCATCCGCGTGGTGGCCGGGCGCGTGGGCGGCGGCTTCGGCGGCAAGCAGGAAGTGCTCACCGAGGACCTCGTTGCCCTCGCCGCGCTCACCCTTCGCCGGCCCGTGCAGGTGGAGTTCACCCGCACGGAGCAGTTCACCGCCACCACCACGCGGCACCCCTTCAGCATCAAGCTCAAGGCAGGCGCCGGCAAGGACGGGCTCCTCACCGCGCTGCAGCTGGACGTGGTCACCAACACCGGCGCGTACGGCAACCACGCGCCCGGCGTGATGTTCCACGGCTGCGGCGAATCGCTGGCCGTGTACAAGTGCGCCAACAAGAAAGTGGACGCGCATGCCGTCTACACCAACACCGTGTCGGCGGGGGCCTTCCGCGGCTACGGGCTGAGCCAGATGATCTTCGCGATCGAGTCGGCCATCGATGAGCTGGCTGTTGGCGTCGGCATGGATCCGCTGGAATTCCGGCGCCGGAACATGGTGCGCGAGGGCGATGACATGCTCTCCACCAACCCTGAGCCGGAGGAGGACGTCCACTACGGCAGCTACGGACTGGAGCAGTGCATCTCCCTGGTGCGGGACGCCCTGGACCGCGGCAAGCAGCGCTACCGTGACGCCGGCCTCGATGACCTCGGCCCGGAATGGGTCATCGGGGAAGGATCCGCGCTTTCCATGATCGACACGGTCCCGCCCCGCGGCCACTTCGCCCACACCCGCGTGAGCCTGCTCCCCGACGGCACGTTCGCGGCCGACGTCGGGACCGCCGAATTCGGCAACGGCACCACCACCGTGCACGCGCAGCTGGCCGCGACGGCGCTCTCCACCACGGCAGCCAAGGTGGCCGTGCGGCAGTCTGATACCGATCTCGTGGAGCACGACACCGGCGCATTCGGCTCGGCCGGGACCGTGGTGGCCGGCAAGGCCACACTCCTGGCGGCCACCGGGCTCGCATCCCGGATCATCACCGTTGCGGCGGCGCTGACCGGGGTTCCGGAGGCCGAATGTGCGATCGACGACGGCGGCGTGGACTGTGCCGGGCGGCAGGTTCCGCTCGCGGACATCCATGACGCGGCGCAGCACCAGGGCGTGCAGCTTGCCGTCGAGGGGAACTGGGACGGGACCCCACGATCAGTGGCGTTCAACGTCCACGGCTTCCGCGTCGCCGTCAATACCGGCACGGGCGAGCTGCGGATCCTGCAGAGCGTGCAGGCCGCCGACGCCGGGGTGGTGGTCAATCCGCGGCAGTGCCGTGGCCAGATCGAAGGCGGCATCGCGCAGGCGCTGGGCGCTGCACTGTATGAGGAGGTCCGGGTGGACGACGCCGGCCGGGTCACCACGGATATCCTGCGGCAGTACCACATCCCGTCTTTCGCGGACGTGCCGCGCAGCGAGGTCTACTTCGCGTCCACCAACGACCAAATGGGCCCGCTCGGCGCAAAGTCCATGAGCGAGAGCCCGTTCAATCCGGTGGCGCCGGCGCTGGCCAACGCCATCCGGAACGCTACTGGGGTCCGGTTTGCGGAGCTGCCGATCGGACGGGACAAGATCTACCTGGGTTTGAAGGAAGAAAGGTCAGTCCCCTCCCACTAA
- a CDS encoding FAD binding domain-containing protein, with protein MDMNTIEEVVPTTDPTDWRDGDAWLAGGTVLFSYGSTVLKRLLDLGEAGWPAVTVSDAGIELAATCTVAELYALPASESVAGRNWPGLDLFRPCCDSFVASFKIWNMSTVGGNLCTSLPAGPMISLCAGLDATATILGPGGTSRTVPVATFITGDGQNSLAPGELLRSIHIPASALSATVAFRRLSLSNLGRSGVLLIGRRDADGGLAITVTAATKRPVQLRFAAAKMAGPAALAAAAGKAIPAELYHNDIHGLPEWRRDMTLRLAEEIRAELLEERLTVSGDFWTGPSGRPHATSPQPSAQPSAKPAPASTPKQQKEA; from the coding sequence ATGGACATGAACACCATCGAGGAAGTCGTCCCAACGACGGACCCCACCGACTGGCGCGACGGCGATGCCTGGCTCGCCGGCGGCACGGTGCTCTTCTCGTACGGCAGTACTGTCCTGAAACGGCTCCTGGATCTGGGTGAAGCGGGCTGGCCGGCGGTGACCGTGAGCGACGCCGGGATTGAACTGGCCGCGACGTGTACCGTCGCGGAGCTCTACGCCCTGCCGGCTTCGGAGTCCGTTGCCGGCAGGAATTGGCCTGGCCTGGACTTGTTCCGGCCGTGCTGCGACTCCTTCGTGGCATCCTTCAAGATCTGGAACATGTCCACCGTGGGCGGCAACCTGTGCACCTCGCTGCCGGCGGGACCCATGATCTCGCTCTGCGCCGGGCTGGACGCCACCGCCACCATCCTCGGCCCCGGCGGCACCAGCCGCACGGTCCCGGTGGCCACATTCATCACCGGGGACGGGCAAAACAGCCTGGCACCCGGGGAACTCCTGCGCAGCATCCACATCCCGGCGTCGGCCCTGTCCGCGACGGTGGCTTTCCGGCGGCTCTCGCTCAGCAACCTCGGCCGTTCAGGGGTGCTGCTGATCGGACGGCGCGACGCCGACGGCGGCCTCGCCATCACCGTCACGGCCGCCACGAAGCGCCCCGTGCAGCTGCGGTTCGCCGCAGCCAAGATGGCGGGCCCCGCGGCCCTGGCGGCCGCCGCCGGGAAGGCCATCCCGGCGGAGCTGTACCACAACGACATCCACGGCCTGCCCGAATGGCGCCGGGACATGACCCTCCGGCTCGCGGAGGAAATCCGTGCGGAACTGCTGGAAGAACGGCTCACCGTGTCGGGCGATTTCTGGACCGGACCGTCCGGCCGGCCGCACGCCACATCGCCGCAACCGAGTGCGCAACCAAGCGCAAAACCCGCACCCGCATCAACCCCGAAACAGCAGAAGGAGGCCTGA